Below is a genomic region from Actinomyces weissii.
GACTGAGAAGCTAATGCCTCGACGACGCAGGTCAGCCTTGACCGAACGTAGGAGCTCTGGGCTGATCTCCTTGGACTGCAGGTCTCCGCCGGACAGGCGCTGAAGCCGCTTGACGCTCATCTGTCCCGTGTCGAGCATGGCACTTTTGGCCTGTGACAGGCCTGTGGTGGCCAGGCGCATGAGCTGCCCGAGCGACTCCTTTGTCAGGCTGGTGACGTGTCCCGCCACGGTCACGCTTTCTCGGGCGACGGCTATCGAGAGCTGTAGGGCCTGCTGCCCACCTTCCTCTGCGAGCATCACTCTCTCCTTCTTCCTGCGTACTCAATCTTCCCTGACTGCCGTTCTGCGTTTCTTTCCGCATGCTCGCAGTCGTAGCCGCTGGCTGCCGGCAGGCTGATCCTGACTGGTTGTCTTGAGTGTGCTCACGCCAAGGTGCATAGCTCCTTATTCTGGGTGGCGCGGGGAAGGTGCAGCGCTGGTTGCCTGCGTTCTCCTGGCCGTGCGTCAACGATCGGCCCGCCAGTAGATGGGGTTCATTGCGTCGTACCCTGGCACGTCAGGCCCGGCAGGGCCCTGTCAAGGTACTGGATGAGTTCAATATTACTGACCAGGTCGAGAAGGAGCATGGGTACCACTACCCGGTTCGTCGCCGGGGCGGCTAATTCAGCGGTGGCGCTCCCGACGGATTGATGACCGCAAGCTGGGGTCCTGCTTGACGGCCTGGGCTCCAGAGCGGATGGAGCGCAGTACGTCGTCCTTGGCCAAGGTCATGGGGGTGCGCAGCGCTCGGGCACGGTCTATGCCGGAGATGAGCACGGCTGGTGCTCCCAACCTGGACGCGCGGGCAGCCAGCGACTCCACGCGCCTGGCCCGCGCAGCGAGGCCAGCAGACCTGTCACGAAGCGAGACCAGGGTCGCTACTGCTCTTGCGGGGGACCGCCAATGTCCTGCGGGGCCGCGTACGTTGTCATAGTGGACAGAGCCAGCCCGGTCAACCACGCTTGTATGCCCTACGGCAGGATCGGAGGCAGCCGCCCGGAGTATCTCCGGTATGCCTACGTAGCCATGCGTCATGGGCGGCCAAGGGTGTCCAACGTGCCGCCTGTCCTATCTCTGCAGCAGTGAGGTAGCGGTCTAAGCAGCCGGTCCAGGAGTCGAAGACACTCACTCCGATCACCACCAGGTGCGTGGAGGCTCCCGCTTGGGAGAACTGGCGGATGGTGCTCAGGGTTGTCTCCGAGCGTAGCAAGGTCCCTTATGCCGCTACCGAGTACCCGTGCGCGGCCGGGTGCTCCAGCGCCTTTCCGACGAGCCGGCCTGACAGCTCTGCCGTCTCCCGGGGCATTAGCTCTGGGTCGGCAGACGCGCACAGACGGTTGCAGCTTGGGTGGTACTGCCGCAGGTCGTCACCTACGACCGCGACAAATGCGGCCATTAGGCTTCCCCTGCCGGTACTGGCTAGTAGGCTACCGTGGTCCGCTGATTCTCGGGCAAACAAGGTCTGCCCTTTTCGTGGAGCAAGCTGTTGTGCCCCAAGTAGAGGGTTGATTCTTGGGGCTCTCGGAGTGTGGTCACTGTCAGGGGCAGTTGCCTAGGGCTTGTTGCCTGACTGCGCTGGTTCAGGCCGGTGGGTTCTGCCGCCAGGGTCTTAGCCTGCTTGCTTGATGTCGACTTAGCCCTGTGCTGAGTATCGGGTCTTGAGGGCAGGTACCGCCCCCTCCAGTCCGGTACGGGACTCCGGTCTGGCCGACCAGTTTTGTCACTGGTGGAGGACTGTGCCGGTTCCCCGGTGCTGGAGGTCACGACTCTTTGGCTTGATCGTGCGGTTGTTGAGGGTTCAATGATCGGTGTGGGGGTATGTAGACCCCCACCAGTGACAGGTTCCCCTGAAGGTTCTGCCAGGAGGGGAGGAGCCGCTGGCCGGCTGGGAGGACGGCGGGCTTTGAGGGCGGCGGCCCGAACCTCGCTGCGGCAGCCCTTTACAGCCGTGCTGGCACGCTGGCCCCGGCGTCGTCAGTGGCAGAACGCTGGGTCCTCCTGGGAGGCCAGGTGGTCCAGGAGCACCTGTACGTCGGCGACGGGCGGCAGGCGGTGCTCATGGAAGTGCCCGCGGCGGTCCACCCAGTAGAGCGACCACATGCGCGCGTACTTGATGTAGCGCAGCCTGGCCAAGGGCCTGCGCCAGGGGCGTCCGTCCGGCAGGGGCTCCACCTGGAAGATGGTGGCGTGCGTGTTGGCTGTGGCCAGCTCCAGCCTGAGCCGCCCCTGCTCCCGTGCAGGCGCCAGCTCCTCGCACCAGCGGCGGATGGTCGCGACTTCAGCTTCAGGGAGGGCCATGCGGTGAGCCTAGGCGGGGCAAGGGGTTTCCCCCAGCGGTCCCGGTGGGTAGTCCTGCCCGCGACACGCCGACGTGCCCACCCGGGTGACCCCTAGATAGTGGCTCCGCTCACCCCTAGGACGTCGGTCCGGGGTGCCGCGAGATCCTGCCGCAAACTTCGGTAGATCTACCCGAAGGTCCCTTGCTGACCACAACATATTGTGGTGTTATGAGGATGTGACCACCGGATGATGTGTTACGGCAGTGTCATTCGGTTGTATGGTCGATACCGGTGCCGCCGCCCCGGGTCGCTCCCGGAGGATGTGCGGCGGCACCAACCGCCCACCAGGCGGACAGGCAGCCAGACCCAACCAGCACAGCCACCGCAGGCCAGGCTGGCTGGCCCTGGTACTGACCGGCACCACCGGCCAGCCGCTCCGCCCGCCGGGCACGCGCACATCCCGCTCCAGATATGCCCGCCACGTCATCGATGGAGACCACCGTGAACGCCAGCACCCCTCACGCCGACCCCAGCCTCGTCGCCGTCGGCTCCGCCGACTCCGCCGTCGCCAACGGCTCCCGACCCACCATCGACGCCGTCGCCACCATCACCGAGTACCTGGACCGCTCCGACTGGCGCGTCAACGCCAACGCCAACCAGGGCTACTCCCTGGGCGGCATGATGCTCAACACCTCCGGCAAGGTCGTGGCCAACTACTGGCTCTCCCAGGTCTACCCCCAGGCCGCCGGGGACGCCCACCGCGAGGGCGACATCCACATCCACGACCTGGACATGTTCGCCGGGTACTGTGCCGGCTGGTCCCTCAAGTCCCTGCTGCAGCAGGGCTTCAACGGCGTGCCCGGCAAGATCGCCTGCAACCCGCCCCGCCACTTCTCCTCCGCGGTGGGCCAGATCGTCAACTTCCTGGGCACCCTGCAGAACGAGTGGGCCGGGGCGCAGGCATTCAGCTCCTTCGACACCTACATGGCTCCCTTCGTGCGCCTGGACCACATGAGCTACGAGCAGGTGCTCCAGTGCATGCAGGAGCTCATCTTCAACCTCAACGTCCCCTCCCGCTGGGGCACCCAGACGCCCTTCACCAACCTCACCTTCGACTGGACCTGCCCCGCCGACCTCGCCCAGGAGCAGCCCCTGATCGGTGACGAGCTGTGCGACTTCACCTACGGGGACCTGGCTGAGGAGATGGCCATGATCAACCGCGCCTTCATGGAGGTCATGACCACCGGGGACGCTGACGGGCGCGTCTTCACCTTCCCGATCCCCACCTACAACATCACCAAGGACTTCGACTGGGACAGCCCCAACGCGGACCTGCTGTTCACCATGACCGCCAAGTACGGCCTGCCCTACTTCCAGAACTTCATCAACTCCGAGCTGGACCCAGGCATGATCCGCTCCATGTGCTGCCGCCTCCAGCTGGACCTGCGCGAGCTGCTCAAGCGCGGCAACGGCCTGTTCGGTTCCGCCGAGCAGACCGGCAGCGTCGGCGTCGTCACCGTGAACATGGCCCGCCTGGGGTACCTGCACGCGGGGGACGAGGCCGCCCTCACCGCCGCCCTGGACCGCCTGCTCGACCTGGCCAAGGAGACCCTGGAGCTCAAGCGCACCGTGATCCAGCACCACATCGACGCCGGGCTGTTCCCCTTCACCAAGCGCTGGCTGGGCACCCTGGACAACCACTTCTCCACCATCGGCGTCAACGGCATGAACGAGATGGTCCGCAACTTCACCGCCGACGCCTACGACCTGACCGACCCGCGCGGCCACGCCCTGTGCGTGCGCCTCCTGGACCACGTGCGCGCCAAGATGGTGGAGCTCCAGGAGTCCACCGGCCACCTGTACAACCTGGAGGCCACCCCCGCCGAGGGCACCACCTACCGCTTCGCCAAGGAGGACCGCAAGCGCTTCCCCGGTATCCTGCAGGCCGGTACCCCGGACAACCCCTACTACACCAACTCCTCCCAGCTGCCGGTGGGCTACACGGACGACCCCTTCCTGGCCCAGGAGATGCAGGAGGAGCTGCAGACCAAGTACACCGGCGGCACCGTCCTGCACCTGTACATGAACGAGCACGTCTCCTCCGCGGCGGCCTGCAAGGAGCTGGTGCGCCGCTCCCTGACTGCCTTCCGCAGCCCGTACATCACCATCACCCCCACCTTCTCCATCTGCCCCAACCACGGCTACCTGGCTGGTGAGCACCGGTTCTGCGGCAAGTGCGCCGCCCTGCACCCCGACGCCGCACCGGTGGAGTGCGAGGTGTGGACCCGAGTCATGGGCTACTTCCGGCCCGTGCAGTCCTTCAACATCGGCAAGAAGGGCGAGTACGCCGAGCGCACCATGTTCACCGAGGCTGCCGCTGCCGGGCACGGGGCCGTCACCTCCCGGCTGACGGCGCTCAGCGCCTGAGGAGGCAGGCGGGGCCGAGGGCTGCGGGAGGCCGGTGCAGAGGGGCGGCCTGGGCTCAGGGGGGCGCCGTGTCCCGTGGCTCAGGGGCGACGACGGGGCTGGCTGGTCTGGCTGGCGCCGGTCCCGCTGGCGGCGTGCTTAAAGGAGCAGGCGAGTAGGAGGTGACATGAGAGGACCCGGCGACGACGACGCCGCGCCCCCGGACTCCCCGACGGCGCCCGCGGGCGTGGGTGCGGCTCCACCGGACGCGGCCAGCGCCCGCCCGGCCGACGCCCTGGTGATAGCCGGGCTCGTGCCGCTGAGCACCGTGGACTGGCCCGGCCACCTGGTGGCCACGGTCTTCACCCAGGGCTGCCCCTGGAACTGCTTCTACTGCCACAACCACGCGCTCATCCCTACCCGCGTGCCCGGCACGGTCCCCTGGGCGGCGGTGCGCGAGCTGCTGGGCCGCCGCCACGGCCTGCTCGACGGCGTCGTACTCACCGGCGGGGAGGCGCTGCGCCAGGACTGCCTGGCCGACGCCGTCCGCGAGGTGGTGGAGGCGGGGTTCCAGGTGGGGCTGCACACCGCGGGCTGCTACCCGCGCCGCCTGGCGGACCTGGTCGCCTCCGGCCTGCTGAGCTGGGTGGGGCTGGACGTCAAGGCCCTGCCGGCGCACTACCCGGCGGTGGTGGGGCGGCCTAACAGCGGCCAGAAGGCCTGGGAGTCGCTGGACGTGCTGCTGGCTGCCCAGGGGGAGGGCGGCCCGGACTTCGAGGTGCGCACCACGGTGGTGCCCGGCGACGTCACCGCCGCGGACGCCCTGGAGGTGGCCCGGCGCTGCCGCGACCTGGGGGTGCGGGCCTACGCCTTGCAGCAGGCGCGCACGCAGGGCGCACCGGAGGGCTTTACGGCAGTGGCCCCCGGTTGGGACGCCCAGTGCGAGCGCCTGGCAGCACAGATAGAGGCGCTGGGCTTCGAGCGCTTCGAGTACCGGCCGGCTTGAGCCGGGCACGTTGTCACTGGCGGAGGACTGGAACAGCACGGCACCGCCGGCTGGCAGGGCTGAATGTTGAAATACCGTGCTTTCTCAAGCGACCGCCTTGCTGGCGTAAGGGCTCTAAGCCTTCGCCAGTGACAGAACCTGGCGCGCATCTGCGCCCGCCTGGTCGCTTGCCAAACCGGCAAGATGGTGGACCACGCTGTCGGCACTGCCTGATCCTGGCCCGGGCGGTCACAGGCTTTGAGCCCGTGCCCGGCCCGCGGCCGTCCCGTAAGGCGCGGGAACGTACAGACAGGGGAGGGGCAGCATGGATAGTCGCGCTACAGGGCGTGTACTTCGACAGATGGCGCAGGCGGCGGTTGTCGGTGCCGGTGCCACGGTGGTCATGGACGTCGGGGCAGAGCTGCTGCGCCGCACCCGCGGCACCAGGTCCCTCGACTACGCACTGGTGGGCAGGTGGGTGGGGCACATGCCGCGCGGCAAAGTCGCCCACCGGTCGATCCGGGAGGCTGAGCCGGTACCCAGTGAGAAGCTGATCGGCTGGACGGCGCACTACGTGATCGGGACGGGCATCGCCGTCATCTTGGTGGCCGCCAGGCCCGCGTGGCTGGAGCGTCCCACTCTCGTTCCGGCGCTGGTGGCCGGGGTGGGGACGGTCGCCGCACCCTGGTTCCTGATGCAGCCGGCCTTCGGGATGGGGGTGGCGGGTTCCAGGACCCCTGACCCCGCCGCCGTTAGGATAGGCAGCCTACGTGCTCATACCCTCTACGGGCTCGGGCTGTGGGTCTGCGGGCGTGCGGCTCGGGCTGTGCGGCGCTGAGGCGTACGGGGCGCTAGCGGGTGCGGCTACCCGCCGGTGCCTGCCCTGGCGTCCCGGCATACTCAGTATCTCCACCGGCCCCCGACCGTCGGTGCCGAACCAGTGGGGAAGTCGCGTGTCGAACTCGGCAGACTCCCCGGCCTCCAGCAGCAGGTCCTGATCTCCTACTACCAGCCGGAGCCGCCCGGAGAGCACGCACAGCCACTCGGTCCCTTCGTGCTGGCACAGCCGCGGCACGCAGCGGGTGGCAGGAAGCAGCATCTTTGAGCACCGCTGCCCCCTGGCCGCCTGCGTCAGTGGCAGGACGATGCTGTCGCGCCGCTGGACGACGACGGGCAGGGACATGCGTGGGCGCTCGCTGGGATGCTCGTCGATGAGGGCGTCCAGTGAGATCTGGTAGAGGTCAACCAGGGGTACAACCAGCGCCAGGCTGGCCTGCCGCTTGCCTGACTCAAGCCGGGAGAGGGTGGATACGCACAGACCCGTTGCCTGGGCCACCTCTTTGAGCGTGAGCTGGCGTGCGTGCCGGGCCGCACGCAACCGGATTCCTACTCCTCTGGCTGCCGCCATGACCTCCCCCGACTACCTACGGCTCCTTGCCCCAGGAGGGTAGCGCACGGGGTGTGGCAGCCAGCTGCTGCGGGCGTGCTTTCCTCTGGAATCACGACCTGCTGCTGGTTCCGGGCTGCTGGGCTGTGTTCTCGTGCCTAGGTCTGCAGTCCCTTGGGTCAGGCGCCCCGGGTGACGATCTCGCTCGGCGGTCTTCTGGGTGGGTGCGAAGGGTCGCTCCTCGGCTGGTCCCAGCGAGAGCAGGTCCAGGAGACCCGGCAGTCAGGGGAGGGTGGTGCAGACAGTTCTTGACTAATATGGGCAGGCACACCTAACTTAATTCAGCCTTAGTTAACAAGCGGGCTCTCCGGTGGCTCCGGCCGCACCTGTCCAGCTGTCTCTTGAAAGAAAGAAGCGCATGCGACGTCGAACTCTTCTCCTGGCCCTTCCCGTCTCTGCCGTACTGGCTGGCTGCGGAGTCTCCTCCCGAGCCGGGTCGGGCGCGACCAGCTCTGCCAGCCCAGCAGTAACCGCTGCCGGGGCGCAGGAGACCACTAGCGCGGGAGGCTTCACCGTCACTGACGTCGTGGGGCGGCAGGTCACCTTTGACTCCCAGCCCACCAGGGTGGTGATGAGCGAGTCCCGTCAGGCCTACTCCCTGGCCTTCCTCAACAAGACCAACCCCATCGACAAGGTGGTCGCCTGGGGCAAGGACCTGCAGAAGGCGGCACCCGACTTCTACGAGAAGCTGCTGGAGGTGGCGCCAGCCGCCGCCGATATCCCCACTATCGGCTCCTTCAAGGCCGGTGACCTCACCGTGGAGTCGCTCATCAGTCACCAGTCCGACGTCGTCGTGCTCACCCTGGACTCCTACAACGAGGGCGTGCAGGGTGGCTTCATCAGCAAGATGGAGGACCACGGGCTGCGCTACGTCGTCACCGACTTCCGGCGCGACCCGGTGAAGAACACCGAGCCCTCGGTCAAGCTCCTGGGCGAGATCATGGACTGCCGTGAGGCGGCCAGCAAGTTCCTGGACTTCTACGCCAAGCAGGTAGACCCGGTGGTGAAGACGGCCCAGACCCTGACCTCCAGGCCCACGACCTTCCTGTGGCGGGGGCCCGGCCTCAACGACCCGTGCTCCACCTTCTCCACCGCCAACCTGGGTGCGGTGGTCACGGCTGCGGGCGGCACCAACATCGCCGATGACCTGCTGCCCGGGGAGGAGGGCGTGCTCACCCCCGAGCAGGTCATCGCCTCCAACCCACAGAACATCATCGCCACCGGTGGAGAGTGGGGTAAGCAGAAGCTTAAGGACACCGCTAGCACCAGCTACGTCCACCTGGGCTACCAGGCTGACGAGGCCTCCGCCAGGGCCAGCCTGGAGCAGCTCCAGGACCAGCCGGGCTTCGACCAGCTCACCGCCTTCGCGGACCGGCGCGTCTACGGCGTCTACCACCAGTTCTACGACGCCCCGTACAACTTCGTGGCCTACATGGCCTTCGCCAAGTGGCAGAGCCCGGAGGCCTTCGCTGACCTGGACCCCCAGAGCGCCTGGGAGGAGTTCCACAAGAGCTTCATGCCTTGGGAGGCCCAGGGCGTCTTCATCGTCGCCATCTGATGGGGCGGTCTGACTCTGTCGTGCGGGCGGCGGCCCCGCAGGGGGGCAGCCAGACCCCGGCAACAGGCTCCACTACAGGCACCACCTGCACGGCTGCAGGCTCTGCCGCCGCATACTCCTCCTACCGACGTCGGACGCTGGCGCGTGTGGGAGTGCTGCTCGGCCTCGCCGGGCTGCTCCTGGCGGTCTTCACAGCCGCCCTTATGGTGGGTCCGCTGGGACTGACTCCAGGTCAGGTGCTCTCTTCGCTCCTGTACTCCGACTATGACCCTGCCGTGGCCACCGTCGTGGTCAACCTGCGCCTGCCCCCGGTGCTGCTGGCGGTGCTCGTGGGCGGGTCCCTGGCCCTGGCGGGGGTCCAGATGCAGACCATCCTCGACAACCCCCTGGCAGAGCCCTTCACCTTGGGTATCTCTGCGGCCTCCGCCCTGGGGGCGGCCCTGGCCATCGTCACCGGGTTGGTCCTGCCCTTGGCGCCAGGCTCGACCTTGGCCGTGGCGGCCATGGTCGCGGGGCTGAGCGCCTCCCTGTCCATCGCCGGGGTCTCACGGCTGCCCGCGGTGAACAAGGAGACCACGATCCTGCTGGGTATAGCCCTGGTATTCAGCTGTCAGGCCCTGCTCTCCCTGGTGCAGTACCGGGCCTCCACCGAGAGCCTGCAGCAGATCGTGTTCTGGTCGATGGGCTCGCTTATGCGTGCCACCTGGCCCGCCGTCATCACCGTAGCGCTGGCGCTGGCGGTTGCCACCCCCGTGTTCTGGGTCAATGGCTGGCGCCTGACCGCC
It encodes:
- a CDS encoding PcfB family protein — its product is MLAEEGGQQALQLSIAVARESVTVAGHVTSLTKESLGQLMRLATTGLSQAKSAMLDTGQMSVKRLQRLSGGDLQSKEISPELLRSVKADLRRRGISFSVEKAADGKTYVHFSGRDVDSVRHSLKQAGARLGTRTPLQQTRSVRQSPTRAAQAARPRTKRQVLSGIQRRQRSIVGTRHAVPAPRISLGHGAR
- a CDS encoding DUF3024 domain-containing protein, whose protein sequence is MALPEAEVATIRRWCEELAPAREQGRLRLELATANTHATIFQVEPLPDGRPWRRPLARLRYIKYARMWSLYWVDRRGHFHEHRLPPVADVQVLLDHLASQEDPAFCH
- a CDS encoding ribonucleoside triphosphate reductase codes for the protein METTVNASTPHADPSLVAVGSADSAVANGSRPTIDAVATITEYLDRSDWRVNANANQGYSLGGMMLNTSGKVVANYWLSQVYPQAAGDAHREGDIHIHDLDMFAGYCAGWSLKSLLQQGFNGVPGKIACNPPRHFSSAVGQIVNFLGTLQNEWAGAQAFSSFDTYMAPFVRLDHMSYEQVLQCMQELIFNLNVPSRWGTQTPFTNLTFDWTCPADLAQEQPLIGDELCDFTYGDLAEEMAMINRAFMEVMTTGDADGRVFTFPIPTYNITKDFDWDSPNADLLFTMTAKYGLPYFQNFINSELDPGMIRSMCCRLQLDLRELLKRGNGLFGSAEQTGSVGVVTVNMARLGYLHAGDEAALTAALDRLLDLAKETLELKRTVIQHHIDAGLFPFTKRWLGTLDNHFSTIGVNGMNEMVRNFTADAYDLTDPRGHALCVRLLDHVRAKMVELQESTGHLYNLEATPAEGTTYRFAKEDRKRFPGILQAGTPDNPYYTNSSQLPVGYTDDPFLAQEMQEELQTKYTGGTVLHLYMNEHVSSAAACKELVRRSLTAFRSPYITITPTFSICPNHGYLAGEHRFCGKCAALHPDAAPVECEVWTRVMGYFRPVQSFNIGKKGEYAERTMFTEAAAAGHGAVTSRLTALSA
- a CDS encoding anaerobic ribonucleoside-triphosphate reductase activating protein is translated as MRGPGDDDAAPPDSPTAPAGVGAAPPDAASARPADALVIAGLVPLSTVDWPGHLVATVFTQGCPWNCFYCHNHALIPTRVPGTVPWAAVRELLGRRHGLLDGVVLTGGEALRQDCLADAVREVVEAGFQVGLHTAGCYPRRLADLVASGLLSWVGLDVKALPAHYPAVVGRPNSGQKAWESLDVLLAAQGEGGPDFEVRTTVVPGDVTAADALEVARRCRDLGVRAYALQQARTQGAPEGFTAVAPGWDAQCERLAAQIEALGFERFEYRPA
- a CDS encoding DUF2938 domain-containing protein, yielding MAQAAVVGAGATVVMDVGAELLRRTRGTRSLDYALVGRWVGHMPRGKVAHRSIREAEPVPSEKLIGWTAHYVIGTGIAVILVAARPAWLERPTLVPALVAGVGTVAAPWFLMQPAFGMGVAGSRTPDPAAVRIGSLRAHTLYGLGLWVCGRAARAVRR
- a CDS encoding helix-turn-helix domain-containing protein; this encodes MAAARGVGIRLRAARHARQLTLKEVAQATGLCVSTLSRLESGKRQASLALVVPLVDLYQISLDALIDEHPSERPRMSLPVVVQRRDSIVLPLTQAARGQRCSKMLLPATRCVPRLCQHEGTEWLCVLSGRLRLVVGDQDLLLEAGESAEFDTRLPHWFGTDGRGPVEILSMPGRQGRHRRVAAPASAPYASAPHSPSRTPADPQPEPVEGMST
- a CDS encoding ABC transporter substrate-binding protein: MRRRTLLLALPVSAVLAGCGVSSRAGSGATSSASPAVTAAGAQETTSAGGFTVTDVVGRQVTFDSQPTRVVMSESRQAYSLAFLNKTNPIDKVVAWGKDLQKAAPDFYEKLLEVAPAAADIPTIGSFKAGDLTVESLISHQSDVVVLTLDSYNEGVQGGFISKMEDHGLRYVVTDFRRDPVKNTEPSVKLLGEIMDCREAASKFLDFYAKQVDPVVKTAQTLTSRPTTFLWRGPGLNDPCSTFSTANLGAVVTAAGGTNIADDLLPGEEGVLTPEQVIASNPQNIIATGGEWGKQKLKDTASTSYVHLGYQADEASARASLEQLQDQPGFDQLTAFADRRVYGVYHQFYDAPYNFVAYMAFAKWQSPEAFADLDPQSAWEEFHKSFMPWEAQGVFIVAI
- a CDS encoding FecCD family ABC transporter permease, encoding MGVLLGLAGLLLAVFTAALMVGPLGLTPGQVLSSLLYSDYDPAVATVVVNLRLPPVLLAVLVGGSLALAGVQMQTILDNPLAEPFTLGISAASALGAALAIVTGLVLPLAPGSTLAVAAMVAGLSASLSIAGVSRLPAVNKETTILLGIALVFSCQALLSLVQYRASTESLQQIVFWSMGSLMRATWPAVITVALALAVATPVFWVNGWRLTAVTLGEARAAAMGINVSRLRSWTLVGVALLASLSVAFVGIIGFVGLVGPHMARGLVGEDQRFLVPASILAGALLLTAAHAASQVIVPGVAVPVGILTALVGVPVFLTIILGRRQAAARSGS